Proteins co-encoded in one Oreochromis aureus strain Israel breed Guangdong linkage group 3, ZZ_aureus, whole genome shotgun sequence genomic window:
- the LOC120438628 gene encoding uncharacterized protein LOC120438628 — translation MFGRQPRLPVDLAFGLPVKEQRHKSHSQYVQDLKSRLEQSYEVATRIAAKVAERNKIRFDKRVSPSALGVGDRVLVRNVRIRGKHKLADKWESTVHVVVKKAGDLPVYTVRPENGEGPKRTLHRDLLLPCGFLAAPTEERAHPKRARKPRTRQNTPNSTTELDQSSDEEDIVPIAWFEIQPLSETTGGAATQNAPRDLGSSHGKNNLTSVSAESTDVPEVANVMPDVTSIYHETDQCGDEQTPDDGQTSPPAADVPAPELHESVGEAKMDDSASTESEGHRMPLGSSSGEEELLNEVKDLSEGQPKEIPVLPDRLEDVMNDPGTGGQEESGEVEERADTDIHVRRSERDRQPPMRLDYTELGKPIVTVVKSFFQGLTDVWNDMVNEGEAPASSLAFPPKKHLCEPCHAQGRARVQEGRV, via the coding sequence ATGTTTGGACGCCAGCCAAGGTTGCCTGTCGACCTTGCATTTGGGTTGCCAGTGAAAGAACAGCGACACAAGTCACATTCCCAATACGTACAGGACCTTAAATCTCGTCTTGAGCAGAGCTACGAAGTTGCCACAAGGATTGCTGCCAAGGTAGCTGAGAGGAATAAGATTCGGTTTGATAAGCGAGTGAGTCCTTCTGCTTTAGGCGTTGGTGACAGAGTGCTCGTCAGAAACGTGCGTATTCGAGGAAAGCACAAGCTCGCTGATAAGTGGGAGTCCACAGTCCATGTGGTAGTAAAGAAAGCTGGAGACCTCCCAGTCTATACAGTTAGACCAGAGAACGGCGAGGGTCCCAAGCGCACGCTGCATCGCGACCTCTTACTCCCATGCGGATTTCTTGCTGCACCAACGGAGGAGCGTGCTCACCCCAAACGAGCTAGAAAGCCTAGGACACGTCAGAATACTCCCAACAGCACAACGGAGCTTGACCAGTCTTCAGATGAGGAGGACATTGTTCCCATTGCTTGGTTCGAAATACAACCACTCTCTGAGACGACTGGGGGTGCTGCAACGCAAAATGCCCCAAGAGACCTAGGTTCTAGTCACGGCAAGAATAACCTGACATCAGTCTCCGCCGAGTCAACGGATGTTCCAGAAGTTGCCAATGTTATGCCTGATGTCACATCAATTTACCATGAAACAGATCAATGTGGCGATGAGCAGACTCCAGATGATGGTCAGACCTCACCTCCTGCTGCGGACGTACCAGCACCTGAACTCCATGAATCTGTGGGGGAAGCCAAGATGGATGATAGTGCATCCACTGAATCTGAGGGACACAGGATGCCGCTGGGTAGCAGTTCAGGGGAAGAGGAGTTGCTTAACGAGGTCAAGGACTTAAGTGAGGGCCAACCTAAAGAAATCCCAGTCCTCCCGGACAGGTTGGAGGATGTGATGAATGATCCTGgaactggaggacaggaggagagtGGTGAAGTAGAGGAACGTGCTGACACTGATATCCATGTCAGGAGGTCTGAGCGGGATCGTCAACCACCAATGAGGCTCGACTACACTGAATTGGGGAAACCAATTGTCACCGTGGTAAAGTCTTTCTTCCAAGGGTTGACCGATGTGTGGAATGACATGGTAAATGAAGGTGAAGCACCTGCTTCTTCTCTTGCCTTTCCCCCCAAGAAACATTTGTGTGAACCTTGTCATGCACAGGGACGTGCAAGAGTTCAGGAGGGGAGAGTGTAA